In Nicotiana tabacum cultivar K326 chromosome 17, ASM71507v2, whole genome shotgun sequence, one DNA window encodes the following:
- the LOC107801752 gene encoding galactan beta-1,4-galactosyltransferase GALS3 has translation MSTKEKERKMFVGVVWNCAAELKFLLTALLFLCSLITLLHFLPSRFYFSPSDLANSCLSTPVDHSLSHFNATNSSALPPPPPPPSSLDKDRLLENGVVKRAFNPFGSAAYNFILMSAYRGGYNTFAVMGLASKPLHVYGKPSYLCEWVPFNKNHNSISVTGHKILPDWGYGRVYTVLVINCTFPVPVGDDGGKLLIHAATNGGGDTKLNTTDTFEALTETGEDFINFTSTFKSPPKYDFLYCGSSLYGNLSPQRVREWLAFHVRLFGEKSHFVIHDAGGVHEGVMEVLKPWMDKGYVTLQDIRDQERFDGYYHNQFLIVNDCLHRYKFQAKWMFFFDVDEFIFVPKKSTIKSVVDSLADYTQFTIEQMPMSNKLCLSEDRGKSYRKWGFEKLVYKDVKRGIRRDRKYAVQPRNVIATGVHMSQNTVGKTTHKTEGRIKYFHYHGTIAERREPCRQLVNATSITVDGTPYIVDTTMRDIAATVKRFELKMIGSTLQRTRQ, from the exons ATGAGTACTAAAGAGAAAGAGCGGAAGATGTTCGTTGGTGTGGTTTGGAATTGTGCTGCTGAGCTCAAATTCCTCCTCACTGCTCTTCTCTTTCTCTGTTCTCTCATCACCCTTCTTCACTTCCTCCCTTCTCGCTTTTATTTCTCCCCTTCCGATCTTGCCAACTCATGTCTTTCTACTCCAGTTGATCACTCTCTTTCCCACTTCAACGCTACTAATTCCTCTGCTTTAccacctccacctccacctccGTCGTCCTTGGACAAAGACCGACTGCTTGAAAATGGCGTCGTTAAGAGAGCTTTCAACCCATTTGGCTCGGCTGCCTACAACTTCATTCTAATGTCTGCTTACAGAGGAGGTTATAACACTTTTGCCGTAATGGGTTTAGCTTCAAAGCCTCTCCACGTATATGGCAAACCCAGCTACCTATGCGAGTGGGTCCCATTTAATAAAAACCATAACTCCATCTCTGTCACCGGTCACAAAATCCTCCCTGACTGGGGCTACGGCAGGGTTTACACTGTCCTAGTCATCAACTGCACTTTCCCCGTCCCCGTCGGCGACGACGGTGGAAAACTCCTCATTCACGCCGCAACCAACGGCGGCGGCGATACTAAATTAAACACCACCGACACTTTTGAAGCCTTAACGGAAACGGGAGAGGATTTTATTAACTTTACTTCAACATTCAAAAGCCCACCTAAATATGATTTTCTATATTGTGGTTCGTCACTGTACGGGAACTTGAGCCCGCAGAGAGTACGAGAGTGGTTAGCTTTTCACGTGAGGCTGTTCGGTGAAAAATCTCATTTCGTAATTCACGATGCTGGGGGTGTACACGAGGGGGTAATGGAGGTGTTAAAGCCATGGATGGATAAAGGATACGTGACATTACAGGATATAAGGGATCAAGAGAGATTTGATGGATATTATCATAATCAGTTCCTTATTGTGAATGATTGTTTGCATAGGTATAAGTTTCAAGCCAAATGGATGTTCTTCTTTGATGTGGATGAGTTCATTTTTGTGCCTAAAAAGAGTACTATTAAGTCTGTGGTTGATTCGTTAGCGGATTATACGCAATTCACCATTGAGCAGATGCCTATGTCGAACAAGCTTTGTCTCTCTGAGGACCGCGGTAAATCCTACAG AAAATGGGGGTTCGAGAAGCTAGTGTACAAGGATGTGAAGAGGGGAATTAGGAGGGATCGGAAATATGCAGTGCAACCTCGCAATGTAATAGCCACTGGTGTGCATATGTCTCAGAACACAGtaggcaagacaacacacaaGACAGAAGGGCGTATCAAGTATTTCCACTATCACGGGACCATTGCAGAGCGCCGGGAGCCATGCCGACAGCTGGTCAACGCCACGTCGATCACGGTTGACGGTACCCCTTATATTGTGGATACCACAATGAGGGATATTGCTGCAACTGTAAAGAGATTCGAACTCAAGATGATCGGCTCTACATTACAAAGAACGCGGCAATGA
- the LOC107821668 gene encoding uncharacterized protein LOC107821668, producing MKKKQRSATTSAADTTTTTVDLKSLIHDHRLFFDKLIDLIPPRFYLPKEDAPWYGGLSKAAKASAKRKSKENLKLARRNRLDPDKKDQTSTLGLLEQSLQKQQITDAKAIPDEDHAKPTPINLEDNDNNPNNDNSSVTFEGLRQKLRRKIEMLRGNRGDGESSQNNRANDRRRSEKEASLAKSEGKKRKRGEEGGEDGEGEDNSASEVEKGIEFGKVKLGDDDDMKKKKKKKGSKAKELERLKRLEEVKRENRTVADREAWKAAANRAMGVKVHDDPSKLKESMKREKRRKEKSSEKWKERVQSQEKLKNERQQKRRDNIAGKVKEKKMRKIAKREKKLMRPGFEGRKEGYITQDKS from the coding sequence ATGAAGAAGAAGCAAAGATCCGCCACCACCTCCGCCGCAgataccaccaccaccaccgtaGATTTGAAATCCCTAATCCACGACCACAGACTCTTCTTCGACAAGCTAATCGACCTAATTCCACCTAGATTCTACCTCCCTAAAGAAGACGCCCCCTGGTACGGAGGCCTCTCGAAAGCCGCCAAAGCCTCCGCAAAGCGAAAATCCAAAGAGAACCTCAAACTCGCTCGTCGCAACCGCCTTGACCCTGACAAAAAAGATCAAACCTCCACCCTCGGCCTCCTCGAACAATCCCTTCAGAAACAACAAATAACTGACGCCAAAGCAATTCCCGACGAAGATCATGCTAAACCTACGCCCATTAATTTGGAGGATAACGATAATAACCCTAATAACGATAACTCCTCCGTTACTTTCGAAGGGCTGAGACAAAAGCTACGCAGAAAGATCGAAATGCTCCGAGGTAACCGCGGTGATGGCGAGAGTTCGCAGAATAACAGAGCTAATGATCGTAGGAGGAGTGAAAAGGAAGCATCTTTAGCGAAATCCGAGGGGAAGAAGAGAAAGAGAGGCGAAGAAGGAGGAGAAGACGGTGAGGGAGAAGATAACAGTGCGAGTGAAGTGGAAAAGGGAATAGAGTTTGGGAAAGTCAAACTCGGAGACGACGATGacatgaaaaagaagaagaagaaaaagggatCCAAAGCTAAAGAGTTGGAAAGGCTGAAGAGGCTGGAAGAGGTGAAGAGGGAGAATAGGACGGTGGCGGATAGGGAAGCATGGAAGGCAGCAGCAAATAGGGCAATGGGAGTGAAGGTGCATGATGATCCTTCAAAGTTGAAGGAGAGTATGAAGAGGGAGAAGAGAAGGAAAGAGAAGAGTTCAGAGAAGTGGAAGGAAAGAGTGCAGAGTCAGGAGAAGTTGAAAAACGAACGACAGCAGAAGAGAAGGGATAACATTGCTGGCAAAGTAAAggagaagaagatgaggaagattGCTAAAAGGGAGAAGAAGCTCATGAGGCCTGGTTTTGAGGGCCGAAAGGAAGGCTACATTACTCAGGATAAGAGCTAA